A segment of the Bdellovibrio bacteriovorus genome:
AATCCCCGTCCATCACGTCATCGACCTGATTGGTCTCATGATCGGTGCGGTGGTCTTTGACCATCTGATAGGGATGCATCACGTAAGAGCGAATTTGCGAACCCCATTCATTGGCTTTTTTCTGGGAATTCATCGCGTCTTTTTCTGCATTGCGCTTTTCGATTTCCATTTCATAAAGGCGCGCTTTCAACATCTTCAGGGCTTTTTCACGGTTCTGGATCTGGGATCTTTCCACCTGACAGGTCACAATAACCCCGGTCGGAATATGTGTCATACGAACCGCCGAATCCGTTCTGTTGACGTGCTGACCACCGGCCCCGCTGGCGCGGAAGGTGTCAACTTTCAAGTCTTCCGGACGAACCTCGATATTGATGTCGTCATCCACTTCCGCCCAGGCAAAAACGGACGCAAACGAAGTGTGGCGACGGGCATTGGAATCAAATGGAGAAATGCGCACCAGACGATGCACACCGGATTCAGCTTTCAGATATCCATAGGCATACGGACCTTCAATCAAAAGCGTGCAGGATTTAATCCCGGCACCCTCGCCCTCGGTCATCTCGATGATTTGAACTTTGAAGTCATGCTTGTCAGCATAGCGGGTATACATACGCAGAAGCATCGAAGCCCAGTCGCAGGACTCAGTACCGCCCGCCCCGGAGTTGATGGAAAGGTAGGCGCTGTTGCTGTCCAGCTCGCCATTCAGAACTCGTTTCAACTCAAGTTCTTCACCCAGTTTTTCCAGGGCCACGACTTCACCTTTGGCTTCGCTGAAGCTGCCTTCATCCTGGGCTTCTTCCGCCATTTCCAGCAGAACTTTGGCGTCGCTCAAACGGCCTGCAAAAGTGTCGAATTCACCCACCGCCTTTTCAAGCAGGGCTTTTTCTTTGTTCAGCTTTTGCATTTCAGCAGGTTTTTCCCAGATGGCCGGGTTTTCAGCCTGAATGGAGATCTCTTCCAGGCGTTTTTTCTTGCGATCTAAGTCAAAGATACCCCCGAAGCTCCTTCGAGAAGGCTTCGAGAGACACGATTTTACTTTTAATTTCAGAGGCTTCAGTAACGATAGACATAGGCCCAGTGTAATCACAGGGCCCAGTCTGTCAAGAAAAACGCCTCCGAGAGAAGGGAGGGGAAAATCTCTCGGAGGCGACAGTATGGGAGAAACACACATCTGCCTATTACAAAGGCGATGCCAACCGGGTCTCTTCTGACTATTTGCGAAATGAATGCAGGAAAGCGCCGAAAACACGGGCCGCGCGAAGGAATCGTTCAAACTTTAGACAAAACCACGGACGCAAAAGGTCCCTTTGGGGTCTTTCTGCGAGGTTTCGATTGTCTTGTCGATTTTAGAGGGAAAAGAGGCCTTATTTACCAGAAACTTTTTTCAAAAGGACTTCGAAAGCCGCATCCTGAATGCCGAACATTTCAAGAGCGTCGGCCTCACTGGTTTCGTGATCGTACCCCAGCAAATGAAGCACCCCATGCAAAAGCATGTAACCCAGCTCCTGCTGATAAGTAAGCCCATGCTCTTTGGATTGCCGCTTTAAAACCTCGGGGCATAAAACAAGCTCCCCTAAAGAACCCGGATCCATCGAGTCAAAACTCAGCACATCCGTGGCGTAGTTCTTACCGCGAAACTCCATGTTGATTTTCTGAGCGGGTTTTTTATCCAAAAAGACCAGCGTCAGTTCGCGACGGGCCTGATCCGCTTTCAGCACTTTTTTGCGCTTTAACTCAGTCACCACAAGATCCATCCAGCTTTGAATGAATTTGCGAGGCGCCGCGTGTTTGGATTCATTGACGATCAAAACTTCCATGATCAACCCTGTGATGGCGTGTGACCGACATCCCCCAAGCCGCCACCGGCACTGCGAGGATAATCAATACGCTGGTGATAGATCCCCAGAAGAATGCGGATGAACGCGGCTTCGACCTTGGAGATGTCTTTCAGGGTCAGATTACATTCATCCAACTGCCCGTCAGAGAACTTTCTTTGCGTGATGTTTTTAACGATGTTCTGCAGACGTGCCGGAGTCGGCTCATCCAAAGATCGAGCCGCCGCTTCGATACTGTCGGCAAGCATACACAATGCAGCTTCGCGGAACTGCGGTTTCGGCCCCGGATAACGGAAGTCCTCTTCCCCGATCTCCGGACCGTCTTCTTTTTTCAGATCCAGAGCCTTGTTGTAGAAATAAGAAATCAGCGTGGTTCCATGGTGCTGCAAAACCCCGTCAATGATCGGTTTACCCAGTTTGTAGGCCATGCCCATTTCCACCCCGTCTTTTACGTGAGCGATCAAAAGGGTCTTACTCATAAACGGAGAAATATGATCATGCGGGTTGTGGCCCGGCTTCTGATTTTCAATAAAGTAATTGGCGTGCTCCATTTTACCGATGTCGTGGTAATAGCACATCACTTTACCCAGCAATGGATTGGCGCCGATTTCTTCCGCGGCCGCTTCCACCATCGAACCCACCATCATAGAGTGGTGATAAGTTCCCGGGGCTTTAACGATCATTTCTTTTAGCAGCGGGTGATTCAGGTTGCTCAATTCAAGCAGTTTGACGTCCGTGGTGTAGTTGAAGACCGACTCCAGAAGTGGAACAAACATCATCGCCACCAGGGCCGAGAAAATACCCCCCAGGAAGCCCGCGGGGATTGAAAGCAGAATTTCTTTTACGCCGCCCTCTTGATCGAACTTGGTCATGGTCAGAATGAAGGCAATCATCGCTGCATTCACTAATCCCGTGCGCACACCGGCATAATAAACGTCGTTACGGGTTTTGCAGTTATAAACCCCGCGCGCCGCCGCGATACCGCCCACCAGGGACACGAACATAAAGGCGAAGTTGTAATCCACCATGATGCCCAGGCACACGGACAGGAAGGCCGTGAACAACCACACGATTTCACCGTAAGTGATCAGCAGCCCCACCAGCATCGGACCTGCCGCCACCGGAGCCGCATACAGGAAGATCGCCGGAGGCAGGAAGTGGCCCAGTTTTGAAGCAAACGCCGCATCCGTGATGAACATGTAAATCTTGGTGAAGAAGATAATGCCAAAAGCAATCAGCATCATGACGGAAACGTCTTTGAATTCGATTTTCACTTTATTGATGGTGAAACGCTTCAGGTAAGAGAAAAACACCAAAATCGCCACCGACAGCATCAGCGCCATGGAAAGCGACATGATGTCTTTGCCCTTGTCCGCGCGGATGTTTTCAATCTGCTTGATCACCGCCATCTGGAACGGCTGAACCACCGAACCTTGCGCGATGATGCTCTGATTCTTTTTAATCGTGATGGTCACCGGAATCACCGCATCACGCGCGGCCTGACGGCGGCTGGCGGTTTCCTGCTTGTTCAGGGTCATGTTCGGAACAACCAAAGAACGGGCAAAGTAAAGGATATTGGCCTGATCCGATTCCGAGAAACGATTCAGGTCTTTTTTCAGCTCCAGTTCGAAGTTTTCCGGGGACTGCAGATCCAGGATTTCTTCACGCGGGATCGGGAATTCTTTCCCCAGATTGTTTTTGTGCACCACCCGACCCAAAACAGCAGCCTGGCTGGCCGGAATGAAGCGGTCCGGCGCTTCAGCCACTTTGCGGTCGTACCAGTTTTCAAGGTTGCGGATAACGATGGCTTCAATGCGCGGATTGAATCGAAGATCAATCAGCCACTCGAACATAAAGTCCGAAACCCCCACACCCAGCTCTTTTTCAAACTGCTTTTTGTACTGGAAGAAATCCTTCACCGCGATCCGGTACTGGGCCGGGGCCGTCGGCCACTTGGTTTCGCGGTAATAAGCACGCATGGTGCGGAAAGAGTGAATCAGGTTGACCGACACACGTTCAAAGACGCTGGTGTCATAGTCGTAAACGATCGGCACCGCGTATTCCGCCTTCAGGCGTTTTTCCTCGGTGGTGACCTCGTCGGTCATTTCAAAGCCGATGGGCGACGTGACATCGTACTTCGCCACATCACCGACATTGAAGTTGTATGGAATATCGAACTGATAGAAGATCGTGTAAGAAAGCAGTACGCAATACAGGAAGATCAAAGCCGCGCGACGGATGAAGAATTTTTCCTCCATGAGTTGCACAATACGACCCAGGAATGTCTTCTCCAAACCGATGGAATCCACCCAGTCCAAAAACTTCAGACTGTGATCCTCATAGTTGACCCGCTTGGCTGGGCTTTCGCCCTTTTTTGGATTCTTACCTCGTTGCATATCTAGTTTTTCTACGGTAACCCATATTGCAAAAATTGTCGAAATCACTATGCATTTGTGTTAGCAATAAAGAGATTCCATCAGAAAGTCGAGGAGTCCCGATGCCACACATTCCCTCCAACTTACGTCATATTGAGTCCTTAGTCGAGATCGTTGCTTCCTTGCGCGGCCCGGGAGGTTGCCCCTGGGACAAAGAACAGACTCACGAGTCTTTGACTCAATACGCAATTGAAGAGACTCACGAACTGGTCGAAGCCCTGGAACTGCCCGCTTCCGATACGGCGAAAGATCTGAAAATGAAAGAGGAACTGGGGGATGTCCTCTTTCAAGTGGTTCTGCACGCTCAGCTTGCCGCCGAACGTGGAGCTTTTACTCTGGAAGATGTGATTGCCGGAATCAGCGAAAAACTGGTACGCCGCCACCCGCATGTCTTCGCGGACACCCAGGTTGCCGACACCGCCGAGGTCATCCGCAACTGGGAAGAAATCAAGAAACAAGAGAAGGCTTCTTCTGCCGCACCGTCGCCATACGCACTGAATGTGCCTCCCCTGCCGGCTTTACAGAAAGCCTACAAAATCGGCAAACGCACTGAAAAGTTGAAATTCGACTGGGAAGACATGGATGGTGTCCTTGCCAAAGTCGAAGAGGAATATCAGGAGCTGCGCGAAGCTTTGGATGAAGGCACTGACAGCGAGATCGAACACGAGTTGGGAGACGCCCTGTTTTCGCTCGCCCAGTTGGGACGTCATGTGCAGATGGAACCCGAGCAGGTTTTGCGCAAAGCAAATCAGCGTTTTGAAAATCGCTTCAACACCATGGTGGAACTTGTCGCGAAAGATCACAAAGATTTTTCAGCAATGACCCTTGAGCAAAAAGAAGAGTACTGGCAGAAAGCCAAATTACTTTTGAAGAAGAAATAATCCAAGGGACCTTCCATCGAAGGTCCCTTTTCTTTTAAGCCTCGTAATAAAAGAGGACATTGGTTGTGACGACAAGTTCGACAGTTCCGAGTATCTTCTAATTTCGACGCGCACTTAGCCTGGAAAACGAGACGGAAAGCCTGACAAACTGGCTATAGGTTTTACACAAGAAAATATTTTGGAAAATGATTGATTTAACAACACCCTGTTATTTCACACACTTAGCGTGTCTCAATTCTAGACCAATTAAAAAATAAAAAACGAATTCATGCAGTTACCTGAAACCTGAAATTTCAGTTTTGGGTTGTTTTAAACGAAACTGAATCCATCAAGAAGCATGGTGGGGCTCAGGAGGGCATAACCGTATGAAAAAAACAGTCGCTAGCAAAGCACTAATGATGGCTTCAGCAGTGGCACTGGTAGCTGGTTGCAGCAAGGGGACTGGTTCTTACTCCCTCTTGAATGATGCAGAAGACTACAAGCAACAAGCAGTCTTCATTCCGAAGCAGATCGACATCCTTTGGGTGATCGACAACTCCGGCTCCATGAAAACCTCTCAGGACAATCTGGCGGCTAACTTCCAGTCTTTCATCTCGCGCTTCCAACAGTACAACTATGATTTCCACATGGCCGTAACGACAACTGAGGCCTGGGAAAAACAATTCAATTCAGGCAGTGATAAAGCCCGCATCAAGGACGGTGCGGTACTACAGACAAATCCAAGAATCGAAACTCACTCGGGCGTGTTCATTATGGACAAGAACACCGCGAATCTGAGTGATGTATTCTCTACCAACGCCAAGCAGGGAACGCTGGGTAATGGTGATGAACGTGCGTTCTCAAGCTTCAAGGAAGCTTTGCTTGAGCCGCAAAATGCAGGATTCCGCCGCAGCGAAGCCTTCCTGGCGGTGATCATCGTCAGTGACGAAGAGGACTTCTCGTCTTCCTCTGCGGCTTTCAACGAAAGTTACAGCAACGCCAACCTTCACACAGTTCAAAGCTATGTGGACTTCCTGGATGGATATGTTGGCAGCCGCAACTATTCCGTCAGCACCATCACGGTTCCTGACGACGCCTGCAAAACCACTCTGTCCACAGACGGTTTTGCGCGCAAGATCTCTACTCGCCTGCCAGAACTGGCAACTTTAACTGCGGGCGTGAAAGGGTCTTTGTGCTCTAACTTTGGTTCTACTCTGGAGCTCATCTCTGATTCCATCATCCAGCTTTCCAGCGTCTTTAAACTGAATCGTGAACCACAAGAGGACACGATCGTGATCACGGTAAACGGAGTTTCCGTGCCTAACGACGCAGTCAACGGATGGACTTACGATGCATCCAACCTGACCATCACCTTCCACGGAAGTTCGGTGCCGGCAGCGGATGCAAATATCACGATCGACTTCTATCCTAAGTCGATTAAACTGTAAAAGGATGTTGTATGGGTGGGGTACAGACAGCAACTAATCAGCAGCAGTGGTATATTCTGCGCGGGGAAATGAAATACGGTCCCTACGAGTACAGATCACTGATCACGATGATCCAAAATGGCGAGCTCTACGATTACAACTTCGTGTGGGCTTCGCACCTGGAAAATTGGACTTTGCTGGGCGATCTTCAGGAATTTTCCAAAGACCGTCTGTGCAGACTGATTGAAACCAAGGATCATATCGCAGGCTCATTCAAAGACAGAAAGTGTCCACGCGTGGATCTGGAAACTCCGGTCTATGCGCACAACGATCACAACTTTTTTGACGGCCACACCTTGAGTGTGAGTGAAAACGGGGCGTTGGTTCTTTTGAACGATCCCCTGCTTCTGCCCGGCCAAAAGATTCTGCTCAACTTTAGAACCTCTGAGGTGAACCCTCAGACATTCAACGTGCTTTGTGAGATTATTCGCAAGAATTACTCCAAGCAGAGACTCAACGTTAAATCCGGTTTGCATTACGCTGTTCGTTTCCTCTCAGTGCAAGAAACCGGTATGGCTCAATTAACAAAATGGACACGCGGTGGCGTTTCCAAGGAGGAAACAAATGATGGCATTCTTAAAGTTCATGAATGATTCCGGTGTTGTCGGCTGGTTTATTCTGCTGGTGGGCGTGGGCTCTCTGGTACTTGTGGCCGAACGCGCAAAAGCTCTTTACAAAGAATACGGAATGAATGTGGATGAATTCATGGGCAAAGTTCAGAACCTGGTTCTGGCTAAAAAGCTCGATGAAGCTCTGCTTCTTTGTGCCCAACTTGAGAAAAAGCCATTGGCTTCTGCCTTCAAGACCATTCTTGAAAAAGCCGACCGTGATGACGACACAATCTTCCAGGCACACGACATCGCCTTGAGCGAAAACGTGCCTTTGTACACCAAGCGCCTGCACTACCTTTCCATGCTTGCCAACGTGGCGACATTGTTGGGTCTGTTGGGTACGATCCATGGTCTGATCCTTTCGTTCCAGGCGGTTGCATCTGCTGACCCGGCACAAAAACAAGCCCTGTTGGCACACGGTATCTCTGTGTCCATGTATACGACGGCTTTGGGTCTGGCAGTAGCGATTCCGGCGATGGTGTTCTTCTCGATTCTGACTGCCCGTCAAAATGAGCTGATCGAAGATATGTCTGAAAAGTGCTCCAAACTTACAGAGCTTCTGACCAGCGCCCATATCCCTAACCTGACTCGCCAGAACGTGTTCCCGGATCACGTGACGGCACCAAGTGTGACGCCTCCGTCCCCAGGCCAGAAGGTCTCCTAACGGAGGCCTTTTCCCGGAGCGGTGGACCTTACATAACTAAGGATGGGACAATTTTATGAGACGCGCACGCAAGATCAAAGTTGATCATAACAGTGAGTTCGAGCTGGATTTGGCGCCATTGCTGGCCGTGATGGTGAAGCTGGTTCCGGTTCTGCTTGTATCATCCGCCTTTGTGCAGATGATGGTCATTGAAACTGAACTGCCGCAGGTGGTAAGCGAAGCTATCCAGCGCCAGGAAAATCAGAATACTCCGACCAATGTGGCGATGGAAATCGATGCCAAAGACGGCATCCGTATCATCATCACCGAAAAAGGCCAGGAAAAAGTCGAGACCATTCCATTGAAGGACGGCGCTTTCGACATGAACACCCTCCATCAGAAACTGGTGGCGGTAAAAAAGGCCCATCCGGAAGTATTCAAGCTTGAATTGAATCCCGACGGCAAAGTCCCTTACGACACCATTGTGAAAATCATGGACGCTGCCCGACAGGCCCGCGACAACACGGTCAAGTTCCCGGTGTTTGACACCAAACAGGGCAAGAACGTGGAAACCAATTACATGTTCCCAGAGATCATCTTTGCGAACACCATGGAGGGCTAAGCCATGTCACGTCGTCGCAGATATGAACCAAAAACAAAAAAGAACTCCACATTTGGTCTGAATATCACGTCTATGACTGATATGTTCACAATCATGCTGGTGTTCCTGCTGCAAAGCTATTCAACATCGGAAGTTCAGCTGAATCCCGAGAAGGACATCCGCCTTCCATCTTCGGCTTCAATGACGAATGCAACAGAGTCGATCAAGCTTTCTTTGAGCGGAAACGAGCTGAAGATCGACCAGACAAAGATTGCTGATGTGAAAAATGCCGACTTCCTTCCGCAGGATCTGGAAGACAAAGACAGTAACTTCATCAAGCCCCTGTTCCAGGAGCTGGATAAGATCGCCAAGTCCGAAACCGAGAAGGATAAAGCTCATGTGAAAGAGGGCCGTATCCTTCTGCAGGCAGACAAGGATCTGCCGTACGCGACGCTGAGAAAAGTGATGTACACCGCTTCAATGGCGGGGTTCCCTCAGTTGAAGCTTGTCACCATGGTTGGAGAATAAGTTTATGATTCGCACAATAGTTCTGCTTCTAGCATTTCATCTGTTCTCACATTACTGCTTTGCTGCCGACAAAAACACCAAAGGGCTTCTTCCTGAAGTCAGCATGACCCAGGGCAGTGAAAGCGATAACGAGAAAAAGGCTTTCAGCAGCGAGATCATGATCACTCGCTCTGAAAACAGAGCTATTGAGTCCCTGCAAGTTATCATCAAAAAAAACAAAGGTGCCAAGAACGAAGCTGATCTGTGGTACCGCCTGGCGGAGCTGTACATGAGACGCTCCAAGTCCGGCCGCTTCTTTGACCTTCATCAGGACACTCCCCTGATGAAGC
Coding sequences within it:
- the prfB gene encoding peptide chain release factor 2 (programmed frameshift) codes for the protein MSIVTEASEIKSKIVSLEAFSKELRGYFDLDRKKKRLEEISIQAENPAIWEKPAEMQKLNKEKALLEKAVGEFDTFAGRLSDAKVLLEMAEEAQDEGSFSEAKGEVVALEKLGEELELKRVLNGELDSNSAYLSINSGAGGTESCDWASMLLRMYTRYADKHDFKVQIIEMTEGEGAGIKSCTLLIEGPYAYGYLKAESGVHRLVRISPFDSNARRHTSFASVFAWAEVDDDINIEVRPEDLKVDTFRASGAGGQHVNRTDSAVRMTHIPTGVIVTCQVERSQIQNREKALKMLKARLYEMEIEKRNAEKDAMNSQKKANEWGSQIRSYVMHPYQMVKDHRTDHETNQVDDVMDGDLDGFIMSYLKSTLTAESQPS
- the ybeY gene encoding rRNA maturation RNase YbeY produces the protein MEVLIVNESKHAAPRKFIQSWMDLVVTELKRKKVLKADQARRELTLVFLDKKPAQKINMEFRGKNYATDVLSFDSMDPGSLGELVLCPEVLKRQSKEHGLTYQQELGYMLLHGVLHLLGYDHETSEADALEMFGIQDAAFEVLLKKVSGK
- a CDS encoding HD family phosphohydrolase — protein: MQRGKNPKKGESPAKRVNYEDHSLKFLDWVDSIGLEKTFLGRIVQLMEEKFFIRRAALIFLYCVLLSYTIFYQFDIPYNFNVGDVAKYDVTSPIGFEMTDEVTTEEKRLKAEYAVPIVYDYDTSVFERVSVNLIHSFRTMRAYYRETKWPTAPAQYRIAVKDFFQYKKQFEKELGVGVSDFMFEWLIDLRFNPRIEAIVIRNLENWYDRKVAEAPDRFIPASQAAVLGRVVHKNNLGKEFPIPREEILDLQSPENFELELKKDLNRFSESDQANILYFARSLVVPNMTLNKQETASRRQAARDAVIPVTITIKKNQSIIAQGSVVQPFQMAVIKQIENIRADKGKDIMSLSMALMLSVAILVFFSYLKRFTINKVKIEFKDVSVMMLIAFGIIFFTKIYMFITDAAFASKLGHFLPPAIFLYAAPVAAGPMLVGLLITYGEIVWLFTAFLSVCLGIMVDYNFAFMFVSLVGGIAAARGVYNCKTRNDVYYAGVRTGLVNAAMIAFILTMTKFDQEGGVKEILLSIPAGFLGGIFSALVAMMFVPLLESVFNYTTDVKLLELSNLNHPLLKEMIVKAPGTYHHSMMVGSMVEAAAEEIGANPLLGKVMCYYHDIGKMEHANYFIENQKPGHNPHDHISPFMSKTLLIAHVKDGVEMGMAYKLGKPIIDGVLQHHGTTLISYFYNKALDLKKEDGPEIGEEDFRYPGPKPQFREAALCMLADSIEAAARSLDEPTPARLQNIVKNITQRKFSDGQLDECNLTLKDISKVEAAFIRILLGIYHQRIDYPRSAGGGLGDVGHTPSQG
- the mazG gene encoding nucleoside triphosphate pyrophosphohydrolase; this translates as MPHIPSNLRHIESLVEIVASLRGPGGCPWDKEQTHESLTQYAIEETHELVEALELPASDTAKDLKMKEELGDVLFQVVLHAQLAAERGAFTLEDVIAGISEKLVRRHPHVFADTQVADTAEVIRNWEEIKKQEKASSAAPSPYALNVPPLPALQKAYKIGKRTEKLKFDWEDMDGVLAKVEEEYQELREALDEGTDSEIEHELGDALFSLAQLGRHVQMEPEQVLRKANQRFENRFNTMVELVAKDHKDFSAMTLEQKEEYWQKAKLLLKKK
- a CDS encoding PilZ domain-containing protein codes for the protein MGGVQTATNQQQWYILRGEMKYGPYEYRSLITMIQNGELYDYNFVWASHLENWTLLGDLQEFSKDRLCRLIETKDHIAGSFKDRKCPRVDLETPVYAHNDHNFFDGHTLSVSENGALVLLNDPLLLPGQKILLNFRTSEVNPQTFNVLCEIIRKNYSKQRLNVKSGLHYAVRFLSVQETGMAQLTKWTRGGVSKEETNDGILKVHE
- a CDS encoding MotA/TolQ/ExbB proton channel family protein, with product MMAFLKFMNDSGVVGWFILLVGVGSLVLVAERAKALYKEYGMNVDEFMGKVQNLVLAKKLDEALLLCAQLEKKPLASAFKTILEKADRDDDTIFQAHDIALSENVPLYTKRLHYLSMLANVATLLGLLGTIHGLILSFQAVASADPAQKQALLAHGISVSMYTTALGLAVAIPAMVFFSILTARQNELIEDMSEKCSKLTELLTSAHIPNLTRQNVFPDHVTAPSVTPPSPGQKVS
- a CDS encoding ExbD/TolR family protein yields the protein MRRARKIKVDHNSEFELDLAPLLAVMVKLVPVLLVSSAFVQMMVIETELPQVVSEAIQRQENQNTPTNVAMEIDAKDGIRIIITEKGQEKVETIPLKDGAFDMNTLHQKLVAVKKAHPEVFKLELNPDGKVPYDTIVKIMDAARQARDNTVKFPVFDTKQGKNVETNYMFPEIIFANTMEG
- a CDS encoding ExbD/TolR family protein; this encodes MSRRRRYEPKTKKNSTFGLNITSMTDMFTIMLVFLLQSYSTSEVQLNPEKDIRLPSSASMTNATESIKLSLSGNELKIDQTKIADVKNADFLPQDLEDKDSNFIKPLFQELDKIAKSETEKDKAHVKEGRILLQADKDLPYATLRKVMYTASMAGFPQLKLVTMVGE